The Streptomyces albofaciens JCM 4342 genome has a segment encoding these proteins:
- a CDS encoding sensor histidine kinase has translation MRSSRRGGPPRTARGASAPPRPRVRWPRSLAGQLFAVQAVLVGVAVAGCLVFAYVNAGRQARETARRQTAAVAAAVADAPAVARAVRSADPTAELQPYTERLRRDAGVDFIVVMDTAGKRWTHPEPSAIGRTYLGRTAQALAGQTFTETHRGRLGQSVRVITPVRDAEHGGRIVALVSCGITVETISDGLRREAMTLAAVAAGALALGGLGTYLVNARLRRHTHGMNAAELSRLHDYHEAALHAVREGLLMLDGQRRVALVNDAARELLGLRGEPVGRPVDALGLPDGLTATLLSPAPHTDELHLTDDRVLIVNTSPVSGGERRGTVVTLRDHTELQALSGELDSVRGVTRALRSQAHEAANRLHTVVSLVELGRTEQAVEFATAELELAQALTDQVVGAVAEPVLAALLLGKAAQANEHGVELVLTPDSRIDDGVLPAALPPRDLVTVLGNLLDNAIEAAPEGTRVRVTALADGGELLLRVADGGDGFRGVEDAEDVFRWGWSTKEGGGRGLGLALVRQTVRRHGGTVRVGASPEGGAEFTVRLPLRAADAAAGTTATAGPGGAG, from the coding sequence ATGCGAAGTTCCCGCCGTGGGGGTCCGCCGCGTACCGCGCGCGGTGCGTCCGCCCCGCCCCGCCCGCGCGTCCGGTGGCCGCGCAGCCTGGCCGGGCAGCTGTTCGCCGTGCAGGCGGTGCTGGTCGGCGTGGCGGTGGCGGGGTGCCTGGTCTTCGCGTACGTGAACGCCGGGCGGCAGGCGCGGGAGACCGCGCGGCGGCAGACGGCGGCGGTGGCCGCCGCGGTCGCCGACGCGCCGGCGGTGGCGCGGGCGGTGCGCTCGGCCGACCCGACGGCGGAGCTCCAGCCGTACACCGAGCGGCTGCGGCGGGACGCCGGGGTCGACTTCATTGTGGTCATGGACACGGCAGGAAAGCGGTGGACCCACCCCGAGCCGTCCGCCATCGGCCGCACCTACCTCGGCCGGACCGCCCAAGCGCTGGCCGGACAGACCTTCACCGAGACCCACCGCGGCCGGCTCGGCCAGTCCGTGCGGGTGATCACGCCGGTCCGGGACGCGGAGCACGGCGGGCGCATCGTCGCCCTGGTCAGCTGCGGCATCACGGTCGAGACGATCAGCGACGGGCTGCGGCGGGAGGCGATGACGCTGGCCGCCGTCGCGGCCGGGGCCCTCGCGCTGGGCGGCCTCGGCACCTACCTCGTCAACGCGCGCCTGCGGCGGCACACCCACGGCATGAACGCCGCCGAACTGAGCCGGCTGCACGACTACCACGAGGCGGCGCTGCACGCGGTGCGCGAGGGGCTGCTGATGCTGGACGGGCAGCGGCGGGTGGCGCTCGTCAACGACGCGGCGCGCGAGCTGCTCGGCCTGCGCGGGGAGCCGGTCGGCCGGCCGGTCGACGCGCTGGGCCTGCCGGACGGCCTCACCGCCACCCTGCTCTCCCCCGCCCCGCACACCGACGAACTCCACCTCACCGACGACCGGGTGCTGATCGTCAACACCTCGCCGGTCTCCGGCGGTGAGCGGCGCGGCACGGTCGTCACCCTGCGCGACCACACGGAACTCCAGGCGCTCTCCGGCGAGCTGGACTCCGTACGCGGTGTCACCCGCGCCCTGCGCTCCCAGGCGCACGAGGCCGCCAACCGGCTGCACACCGTCGTCTCCCTGGTCGAACTGGGCCGTACGGAACAGGCCGTGGAGTTCGCCACCGCCGAACTGGAACTCGCCCAGGCGCTCACCGACCAGGTCGTCGGCGCGGTCGCCGAGCCCGTGCTCGCCGCGCTCCTGCTGGGCAAGGCGGCCCAGGCCAACGAGCACGGCGTCGAGCTGGTCCTCACCCCGGACAGCCGCATCGACGACGGCGTCCTGCCCGCCGCGCTGCCGCCGCGCGACCTGGTGACGGTCCTCGGCAACCTCCTGGACAACGCCATCGAGGCGGCGCCCGAGGGCACCCGCGTGCGGGTCACGGCGCTGGCCGACGGCGGGGAACTGCTGCTGCGGGTGGCGGACGGCGGGGACGGGTTCCGGGGCGTGGAGGACGCCGAGGACGTGTTCCGGTGGGGGTGGAGCACGAAGGAGGGCGGGGGCCGGGGGCTCGGGCTGGCGCTCGTACGGCAGACCGTGCGCCGGCACGGCGGGACCGTACGGGTGGGCGCGTCCCCGGAGGGCGGCGCCGAGTTCACGGTGCGGCTCCCGCTGCGGGCGGCGGACGCCGCGGCCGGCACGACCGCCACGGCCGGACCGGGCGGTGCCGGGTGA
- a CDS encoding cation:dicarboxylate symporter family transporter, with protein sequence MAAQSPPSGGTTEETAPRQKRDRTHYLYIAVIVAVLAGIAVGFAAPGFAVGLKPLGTGFVNLIKMMISPVIFCTIVLGVGSVRKAAKVGAVGGLALGYFMVMSTVALAIGLVVGNILEPGSGLHLTESLRHAGQAQTKGGAESTTDFLLGIIPETLVSALTHGEVLQTLLVALLVGFGLQAMGASGEPVLRGIGHLQRLVFRVLSMIMWAAPVGAFGAMAAVVGATGVDALKSLAVIMVGFYVTCLLFVVLVLGTLLRLIAGVNIFALLKYLGREFLLILSTSSSESALPRLIAKMEHLGVSKPVVGITVPTGYSFNLDGTAIYLTMSSLFIAEAMGSPLSIGQQISLLVFMIIASKGAAGVTGAGLATLAGGLQSHRPELVDGVGLIVGIDRFMSEARALTNFAGNAVATVLVGTWTKEFDTSRAGEVLAGRLPFDERTLSADGHGVDGPAEQGADAAKEPAKV encoded by the coding sequence GTGGCCGCACAGAGCCCACCGTCCGGGGGGACGACCGAGGAGACCGCACCGCGACAGAAGCGGGACCGGACGCACTACCTCTACATCGCCGTGATCGTCGCCGTGCTCGCCGGCATCGCCGTGGGCTTCGCGGCCCCCGGCTTCGCCGTCGGGCTCAAGCCGCTGGGCACCGGCTTCGTGAACCTGATCAAGATGATGATCTCGCCGGTGATCTTCTGCACGATCGTGCTGGGCGTCGGCTCGGTCCGCAAGGCCGCCAAGGTCGGCGCGGTCGGCGGCCTGGCGCTGGGCTACTTCATGGTGATGTCCACGGTCGCACTGGCCATCGGCCTGGTGGTGGGCAACATCCTGGAGCCCGGCTCCGGCCTCCACCTGACCGAGTCGCTGCGGCACGCGGGACAGGCCCAGACGAAGGGCGGCGCCGAGTCCACCACGGACTTCCTGCTGGGCATCATCCCGGAGACGCTGGTCTCGGCGCTCACCCACGGCGAGGTGCTCCAGACGCTGCTGGTGGCGCTGCTCGTCGGCTTCGGCCTCCAGGCGATGGGCGCCTCCGGCGAGCCCGTGCTGCGCGGCATAGGGCACCTCCAGCGCCTGGTCTTCCGCGTGCTGTCGATGATCATGTGGGCGGCGCCGGTGGGCGCGTTCGGCGCGATGGCCGCGGTGGTCGGCGCGACCGGCGTGGACGCGCTGAAGTCGCTCGCCGTCATCATGGTCGGCTTCTACGTGACCTGCCTGCTGTTCGTGGTCCTCGTCCTCGGTACGCTGCTGCGCCTGATCGCCGGGGTGAACATCTTCGCCCTGCTGAAGTACCTGGGCCGGGAGTTCCTGCTGATCCTGTCCACCTCCTCCTCCGAGTCCGCGCTGCCGCGGCTGATCGCGAAGATGGAGCACCTGGGCGTCAGCAAGCCGGTCGTCGGCATCACCGTGCCGACCGGCTACAGCTTCAACCTCGACGGCACCGCCATCTACCTGACGATGTCCTCGCTGTTCATCGCGGAGGCGATGGGCAGTCCGCTCTCGATCGGCCAGCAGATCTCGCTGCTCGTCTTCATGATCATCGCCTCCAAGGGCGCGGCGGGCGTCACCGGCGCCGGACTGGCGACGCTGGCCGGCGGCCTCCAGTCGCACCGCCCCGAACTGGTCGACGGCGTCGGCCTGATCGTCGGCATCGACCGCTTCATGAGCGAGGCCCGCGCCCTGACCAACTTCGCGGGCAACGCGGTCGCCACCGTCCTGGTCGGCACCTGGACCAAGGAGTTCGACACGTCCCGGGCGGGTGAAGTCCTCGCCGGACGGCTGCCGTTCGACGAGCGGACGCTGAGTGCGGACGGGCATGGGGTTGACGGCCCGGCGGAGCAGGGGGCCGACGCGGCGAAGGAGCCGGCGAAGGTCTGA
- a CDS encoding carbohydrate ABC transporter permease, protein MTRAATAAYGTAGRGARPRRRARALLRWSPLAPATVLLLLFLAGPIGYCVYIAFTDMQLTGQESTSFVGLANFRRAFGDPAFLNAVVLTLVFTLVSSILGQNTLGLALAALMRRASRPVRTLTGAVVLTAWVLPEIVAGFLLYTFFERRGTLNAVLEWLHLPTQNWLFTLPILAVSFANVWRGTAFSMLIYSAALAEIPQEVTESAAVDGASGRQRLWHITLPMIRRSIGTNLMLNTLQTLSVFGLIWAMTRGGPGSRSQTLPVFMYDQAFLKSLIGYGTAVALLLLVVGALFSVVYLRLLREEV, encoded by the coding sequence ATGACCCGCGCCGCCACGGCCGCGTACGGTACGGCGGGCCGCGGCGCCCGGCCCCGCCGCCGGGCCCGGGCCCTGCTGCGCTGGTCGCCGCTCGCCCCCGCGACCGTTCTGCTGCTCCTCTTCCTCGCCGGGCCGATCGGCTACTGCGTCTACATCGCGTTCACCGACATGCAGCTGACCGGCCAGGAGTCCACCTCCTTCGTGGGCCTGGCCAACTTCCGGCGCGCGTTCGGCGATCCGGCGTTCCTGAACGCCGTGGTCCTGACGCTGGTCTTCACCCTGGTCTCGTCGATCCTGGGCCAGAACACGCTGGGCCTGGCGCTCGCCGCGCTGATGCGGCGCGCCTCCCGGCCCGTACGCACCCTGACCGGCGCGGTCGTCCTCACCGCCTGGGTACTGCCGGAGATCGTCGCGGGCTTTCTGCTGTACACGTTCTTCGAGCGGCGCGGCACGCTCAACGCGGTCCTGGAATGGCTCCACCTGCCCACGCAGAACTGGCTGTTCACCCTGCCCATCCTGGCCGTGTCGTTCGCCAACGTCTGGCGCGGCACGGCCTTCTCGATGCTGATCTACTCGGCCGCGCTCGCCGAGATCCCCCAGGAGGTCACCGAGTCCGCCGCGGTGGACGGCGCGAGCGGCCGGCAGCGGCTGTGGCACATCACGCTGCCCATGATCCGCCGCTCCATCGGCACGAATCTGATGCTCAACACCCTCCAGACGCTGTCCGTCTTCGGGCTGATCTGGGCCATGACGCGCGGCGGCCCCGGCAGCCGGAGCCAGACGCTGCCGGTGTTCATGTACGACCAGGCGTTCCTGAAGTCGCTGATCGGGTACGGCACCGCCGTCGCCCTGCTGCTGCTCGTGGTGGGCGCCCTGTTCTCCGTCGTCTACCTGCGCCTGCTGCGCGAGGAGGTGTGA
- a CDS encoding MFS transporter, whose amino-acid sequence MAPAETRPVQDADRPYTKRWWALGVLCLSLLIIVMANTSLTVAAPDMTADLGLSSSDLQWVIDAYTVPYAALMLMLGAVGDKYSRRGALLLGLLVFAGGSVAGALVDSSGGVIAARAVMGVGAAMIMPATLSLLAATFPRGERALAITLWTATAGLAIAVGPLVAGALLEDHGWASSFLINVPVAALGIVGALLVVPASKAGHSDRLDYVGGLLSVVWVGSLIYMLIQGPHFGWDARAIGAAVAAGVGLVLFVVWELRHPRPVLDVRRFAHRGFAGANLAVALFFLAVFGAFYYLTQHLQFVLGYSPLDTGVRMLPLAGAVFVGAALTGFLTPRLGMKVTVTTGMVGGTVALALLTRVDAGSPYGDFLAPLIVLGLAIGLSLSPCTDAIMGAFPEDQLGVGGAVNDTSIELGGSLGIAVLGSVLASTYSAKLSDAAASAAAHGGPKLPGDALSTAQDSVGAGLAVAKEVGKQVASGAAPKVGPEKAQALGLQQAQAVADAVRGAFSDAVAHTSLVGAVVLGVGTVLVAVLLPRRRRTQQADAGRETGREAAREPVTAGSGSASSRG is encoded by the coding sequence GTGGCTCCTGCGGAGACCCGGCCGGTCCAGGACGCGGACCGGCCCTATACGAAGCGCTGGTGGGCCCTGGGCGTGCTGTGCCTGAGCCTGCTGATCATCGTGATGGCGAACACCTCGCTCACCGTCGCGGCCCCCGACATGACCGCCGACCTGGGCCTGAGCAGCTCCGACCTGCAGTGGGTGATCGACGCCTACACCGTCCCGTACGCCGCGCTGATGCTGATGCTCGGCGCCGTCGGCGACAAGTACAGCCGCCGCGGAGCGCTGCTCCTCGGCCTACTGGTCTTCGCGGGCGGCTCGGTCGCGGGCGCCCTGGTGGACAGCTCCGGCGGGGTGATCGCGGCGCGCGCCGTGATGGGCGTGGGCGCGGCCATGATCATGCCCGCGACGCTCTCGCTGCTGGCCGCCACCTTCCCGCGCGGCGAACGCGCGCTGGCCATCACCCTCTGGACCGCGACCGCCGGGCTCGCCATCGCGGTCGGCCCGCTCGTCGCCGGCGCCCTCCTGGAGGACCACGGCTGGGCCTCGTCCTTCCTGATCAACGTGCCGGTCGCGGCGCTCGGCATCGTCGGCGCGCTGCTGGTCGTCCCGGCCTCCAAGGCGGGCCACAGCGACCGCCTCGACTACGTCGGCGGCCTGCTGTCCGTCGTCTGGGTCGGCTCGCTGATCTACATGCTCATCCAGGGCCCGCACTTCGGCTGGGACGCCCGCGCCATCGGCGCCGCGGTGGCCGCCGGCGTCGGCCTGGTCCTGTTCGTCGTCTGGGAACTGCGCCACCCGCGCCCGGTCCTGGACGTACGCCGCTTCGCCCACCGCGGTTTCGCCGGCGCCAACCTCGCCGTGGCGCTCTTCTTCCTCGCGGTCTTCGGCGCGTTCTACTACCTCACCCAGCACCTCCAGTTCGTGCTGGGCTACTCGCCCCTGGACACCGGCGTACGGATGCTGCCGCTGGCCGGCGCGGTCTTCGTGGGCGCCGCGCTGACCGGCTTCCTGACGCCGCGCCTCGGCATGAAGGTCACCGTCACCACCGGCATGGTCGGCGGCACGGTCGCCCTGGCCCTGCTCACCCGCGTGGACGCCGGTTCCCCGTACGGGGACTTCCTCGCCCCGCTGATCGTCCTGGGCCTGGCCATCGGCCTGTCCCTGTCCCCGTGCACGGACGCCATCATGGGCGCCTTCCCCGAGGACCAGCTGGGCGTCGGCGGCGCGGTCAACGACACCTCCATCGAGCTGGGCGGCTCGCTCGGCATCGCCGTCCTCGGCTCCGTCCTGGCGAGCACCTACTCCGCCAAGCTGTCCGACGCGGCGGCCTCGGCCGCGGCACACGGGGGCCCGAAGCTGCCGGGCGACGCCCTGTCCACCGCCCAGGACTCGGTGGGCGCCGGGCTCGCGGTGGCCAAGGAGGTCGGCAAGCAGGTCGCGAGCGGCGCCGCGCCCAAGGTGGGCCCGGAGAAGGCGCAGGCGCTCGGCCTCCAGCAGGCCCAGGCGGTCGCGGACGCGGTGCGCGGCGCGTTCTCCGACGCGGTGGCGCACACCAGCCTGGTCGGCGCGGTGGTGCTCGGCGTGGGGACGGTGCTGGTCGCCGTACTGCTGCCGCGCCGCCGCCGTACGCAGCAGGCGGACGCCGGCCGGGAAACCGGCCGGGAAGCCGCCCGCGAACCGGTCACGGCGGGCAGCGGCAGCGCGTCCTCGCGCGGCTGA
- a CDS encoding carbohydrate ABC transporter permease: MPAPAARPLLTRRARHRLAADAALLAVTAAFAVPLAWLVLSSFDTEANLRVKVPGSPSLDNFSAVLTDEITFTPMLNSLLLCGGATALTVACAALAAYPLSRYRSRFSRPYLLTILFSTCLPITAIMVPVYALFVRVNLIDTLYGTALFLATAQLPFAIWLMKNFMDGIPRVLEEAAWTDGASWFQALWRVILPLMGPGVTVVTIYTFAIMWGNFFVPFLLLLSPEQLPASVSIFTFFGNYGAIAFGQLAAFSILYSTPVVLLYVLISRRLGGGFALGGAVKG, translated from the coding sequence GTGCCCGCACCGGCCGCCCGGCCCCTGCTGACCCGCCGTGCCCGGCACCGCCTCGCGGCCGACGCGGCGCTGCTCGCCGTCACCGCCGCGTTCGCGGTGCCGCTCGCCTGGCTGGTGCTGTCCTCGTTCGACACCGAGGCGAACCTGCGGGTGAAGGTGCCGGGATCGCCGTCGCTGGACAACTTCTCGGCGGTCCTGACGGACGAGATCACCTTCACGCCGATGCTCAACAGTCTGCTGCTGTGCGGCGGCGCCACCGCCCTGACGGTGGCCTGCGCGGCCCTGGCGGCCTACCCGCTGTCCCGCTACCGCTCCCGGTTCAGCCGCCCGTACCTGCTCACCATCCTGTTCTCCACCTGCCTGCCGATCACCGCGATCATGGTTCCGGTGTACGCGCTGTTCGTCCGGGTCAACCTGATCGACACGCTCTACGGCACCGCGCTGTTCCTCGCGACCGCCCAGCTCCCGTTCGCCATCTGGCTGATGAAGAACTTCATGGACGGCATCCCCCGGGTGCTGGAGGAGGCCGCCTGGACCGACGGCGCGTCGTGGTTCCAGGCACTGTGGCGGGTGATCCTGCCGCTGATGGGCCCGGGGGTCACGGTCGTGACGATCTACACCTTCGCCATCATGTGGGGCAACTTCTTCGTGCCCTTCCTGCTGCTCCTGTCCCCCGAGCAACTGCCCGCCTCCGTCAGCATCTTCACCTTCTTCGGCAACTACGGCGCCATCGCCTTCGGCCAGCTCGCGGCCTTCTCGATCCTGTACTCGACGCCGGTCGTCCTGCTGTACGTGCTGATCTCGCGGCGGCTGGGCGGCGGGTTCGCGCTGGGCGGCGCGGTCAAGGGCTGA
- a CDS encoding response regulator encodes MNDSRTDPGQPPLRVLVVEDDPVAADAHALYVGRVPGFAVSGTVRSVAGARRHLDRHTVDLLLLDLYLPDGHGLAFVRSLRATGHAADVIAVTSARDLAVVREGVSLGVVQYVLKPFTFATLRDRLLRYAAFRAAAGEASGQDEVDRAIAALRSPQPAALPKGLTAATLRVVTDALRAAPGGLSAAAAADAIGISRITARRYLEHLVETGRAARAPQYGQVGRPELRYRWSGH; translated from the coding sequence GTGAACGACTCCCGCACCGATCCCGGACAGCCGCCCCTGCGCGTGCTGGTCGTCGAGGACGACCCCGTGGCGGCGGACGCCCACGCGCTCTACGTGGGCCGGGTGCCGGGCTTCGCCGTGTCCGGGACCGTGCGCTCGGTCGCCGGTGCCCGCCGGCACCTGGACCGGCACACCGTCGATCTGCTCCTGCTGGACCTCTACCTGCCGGACGGCCACGGCCTGGCGTTCGTACGGTCGTTGCGCGCCACCGGGCACGCCGCCGACGTCATCGCCGTCACCTCGGCGCGGGACCTGGCCGTCGTACGGGAGGGCGTCTCGCTCGGCGTCGTGCAGTACGTGCTCAAGCCGTTCACGTTCGCCACGCTGCGCGACCGGCTGCTGCGGTACGCGGCCTTCCGCGCCGCGGCCGGGGAGGCGAGCGGCCAGGACGAGGTGGACCGGGCCATCGCGGCGCTGCGCTCGCCGCAGCCCGCCGCGCTGCCCAAGGGGCTGACCGCGGCGACCCTGCGCGTGGTGACCGACGCGCTGCGCGCCGCACCCGGCGGTCTCAGTGCCGCCGCGGCGGCCGACGCGATCGGCATCTCCCGTATCACGGCCCGCCGTTATCTCGAACACCTCGTCGAGACGGGCCGCGCGGCGCGCGCCCCGCAGTACGGCCAGGTGGGCCGCCCCGAATTGCGCTACCGCTGGTCGGGGCATTGA
- a CDS encoding TetR/AcrR family transcriptional regulator: MTAPTSRAHANRRRIMDIALAELLRHPDATMDQIARAAGVVRRTVYGHFPSREALITALTDAAVDDVTTAFADHTADPSEPADVALARATLAAWECADRYRLLVSLAQCSVTDAGIRARLEPVRRRATAILTRGLEAGLFRSPLTPGALAHVHEHMLFGLMQAVNDGDLRAEVAGHAAAETVLAASGVPGERAAEAVRVAEETRVPDTPPSSAARG; the protein is encoded by the coding sequence ATGACCGCACCGACCAGCCGGGCCCACGCCAACCGCCGCCGGATCATGGACATCGCGCTGGCCGAACTGCTGCGGCACCCGGACGCGACCATGGACCAGATCGCGCGGGCCGCCGGGGTGGTGCGGCGCACCGTCTACGGGCACTTCCCCAGCCGCGAGGCGCTGATCACCGCGCTGACGGACGCCGCCGTGGACGATGTGACGACCGCCTTCGCCGACCACACGGCCGACCCGTCCGAACCCGCCGACGTGGCGCTCGCGCGGGCCACGCTCGCCGCGTGGGAGTGCGCCGACCGCTACCGGCTGCTGGTCTCGCTCGCCCAGTGCAGCGTCACCGACGCGGGCATCCGGGCCCGTCTGGAACCCGTACGCCGCCGGGCGACGGCCATCCTGACGCGCGGCCTGGAGGCGGGCCTGTTCCGCTCACCGCTCACCCCGGGCGCCCTCGCGCACGTCCACGAACACATGCTGTTCGGCCTGATGCAGGCGGTGAACGACGGCGACCTGCGGGCCGAGGTGGCGGGGCACGCGGCGGCGGAGACCGTGCTGGCGGCTTCGGGGGTGCCGGGCGAGCGGGCGGCGGAGGCGGTGCGGGTGGCGGAGGAGACGCGGGTCCCGGACACGCCCCCGTCATCGGCCGCGAGGGGCTGA
- a CDS encoding extracellular solute-binding protein, producing MRRIAPMALLTAAVLAAGTLTACGDGSGGDRNTLKVAFPKDTNNKVTVRDDYVELVARAFEKANPGKKVKLIPIQASENDYYAKIQQMMRSPKTAPDLVYEDTFLINSDIAAGLLRPLDPYLAKWADWKQFEPAAKAAARGQDGRTYGVPDGTDTRGLWFNKKIFKKAGLPQDWRPRTWDEVLAAARTIKRKVPGVIPLNVFTGKGAGEAAVMQGFEMLLYGTGQDQLYDPATKKWVTGTKGFRDSLEFLRTVYGEKLGPDVSDALSPNIQTNVATELMPEQKLAINLDGSWLGQQWQPKGGGKPWPEWPTVLGRAAFPTQHGAAPGKVSLAGGWTWSVPRQSQRPDLAWKLIETFQTKHNAVEWCVRGAQIAVRKDVAADPAYLKSLPGIDFFTGLVKISRYRPALPVYPKVSAAIGEAMEAVTSGDASPQQAADAYDEQLKSIVDGRTVAKP from the coding sequence GTGCGCCGCATCGCTCCGATGGCTCTGCTCACCGCCGCCGTGCTGGCCGCCGGCACGCTCACCGCCTGCGGCGACGGCTCCGGAGGCGACAGGAACACCCTCAAGGTCGCCTTCCCCAAGGACACCAACAACAAGGTGACGGTCCGGGACGACTACGTCGAACTGGTGGCCCGCGCGTTCGAGAAGGCCAACCCCGGCAAGAAGGTCAAGCTGATCCCGATCCAGGCGTCGGAGAACGACTACTACGCCAAGATCCAGCAGATGATGCGCTCCCCGAAGACCGCCCCCGACCTGGTCTACGAGGACACCTTCCTGATCAACTCGGACATCGCGGCCGGGCTGCTGCGCCCGCTGGACCCGTACCTCGCGAAGTGGGCGGACTGGAAGCAGTTCGAACCGGCCGCGAAGGCCGCCGCGCGGGGGCAGGACGGCAGGACGTACGGCGTGCCGGACGGCACGGACACCCGCGGCCTGTGGTTCAACAAGAAGATCTTCAAGAAGGCGGGACTGCCGCAGGACTGGCGGCCGAGAACCTGGGACGAGGTACTGGCCGCGGCCCGCACCATCAAGCGCAAGGTGCCCGGCGTCATCCCGCTGAACGTCTTCACCGGCAAGGGCGCGGGCGAGGCCGCCGTGATGCAGGGCTTCGAGATGCTGCTGTACGGCACGGGCCAGGACCAGCTCTACGACCCGGCGACGAAGAAGTGGGTCACCGGCACCAAGGGCTTCCGGGACAGCCTGGAATTCCTGCGCACCGTGTACGGGGAGAAGCTGGGCCCCGACGTGTCCGACGCGCTCAGCCCCAACATCCAGACCAATGTCGCCACCGAGCTGATGCCGGAGCAGAAGCTGGCCATCAACCTCGACGGTTCGTGGCTCGGCCAGCAGTGGCAGCCCAAGGGCGGCGGGAAGCCGTGGCCCGAGTGGCCGACGGTGCTGGGCCGGGCGGCGTTCCCCACCCAGCACGGCGCGGCGCCGGGCAAGGTGAGCCTGGCGGGCGGCTGGACCTGGTCGGTGCCGCGACAGTCGCAGCGCCCGGACCTCGCCTGGAAGCTGATCGAGACGTTCCAGACGAAGCACAACGCGGTGGAGTGGTGCGTGCGCGGCGCGCAGATCGCGGTGCGCAAGGACGTGGCCGCCGACCCCGCGTACCTGAAGTCCCTGCCGGGCATCGACTTCTTCACCGGCCTGGTGAAGATCAGCCGGTACCGGCCCGCGCTGCCCGTCTACCCCAAGGTCTCGGCGGCGATCGGCGAGGCGATGGAGGCGGTCACCTCCGGTGACGCGTCGCCGCAGCAGGCCGCCGACGCCTACGACGAGCAGCTGAAATCCATCGTGGACGGCCGGACGGTCGCCAAGCCATGA